Genomic segment of Pongo pygmaeus isolate AG05252 chromosome 1, NHGRI_mPonPyg2-v2.0_pri, whole genome shotgun sequence:
aGTGAGTTGTGCTCAGAGAAGGGTGTGACTGGGTCTATATGTGAATGGGGGTGAAAGTCatgggtgtgggtgtgtatagGAATGTGCTGTTTGTGTGCTGGGGAGGATGGCGATGGACAGTGGGATGTATGAAAGGCCGAATCACAGGGACTtgatgtgtgtgtgaaagaggtGTATAAAAGTGTACATTAGATTGGCCCCATAAGTATTATTTAGATAAAGGCACACCTCTTAGGTACATGTGTGTGAACTCACACACGTGACGTGTGCTTCCCAAAAGGGTGTGAGTCTTGGAAGCTCTGTGTGAAGCTAGGAGCAGGGAAGAGGAAGGTGGGTAAGGAGGAGAGGGACTTGTCCAGACCCCCAGGTCGGCAGCTTTTAGAAACAGAGTAGCCCTTACTTTTCTCTCTAGCcttctccctctttgtctctctttgtctcatttttcttctttctcttcctgccttTCCCTAACCTCCCAGCTTTAACCCACTTCTACTTCAAAGCAGGAGTGTGGGTCCAAAATACCTCTCCCTCACCTACTCAGCCCCAGCCCAGCTCAACTGTCTTGCCCCCAGGGGACAGGGGGACAAGAGTGACACGGGGTTGGGCACTGTTccctcacacagaagtttctttaACTCCAtactcctcccttcctccttgaACTTACGATTGTCAGACCCTTCCCAGTCCCCCACACTCTACTCGTTGCTGCAAACTCAATATGAATTTGAGGCCCACTGAGAGAAACTACTGAGTGGAAGGCATGTGGGACGGTCATAGAGCAGATAGACTTCAGTGGTCCCTGGGTAGTTTGGAGGACACTTTTAATGATCAAgggtcagatgagtagattgtgagGTTACTGAGCACATTGGGGTTCTGTGGAAAGATCAGGGTCAGTGACAGATGTGGGGGGTGATTAAGTGATTTGGAAGTTTGTGAGTAGCCAGGAATCAGTAGAGAAATTGAAGGAAGAGCAAATATTGGGGGAAAGGAGTGTAGTTTGTGAATGGATTTGAGTTACCAGCTTGTATGGGAGGGTCAGTGATTATTTGGGGGTTTTGAGGAGTGAATGAATTTGGAGGGCCCTGAATGGAACTCAGGGAAAGTTAGTACATTTTGAAATCTGTGGCTGAGAGAGACATTAGGTACATCTGAGATCTGATAAATGGGTTCTTCAAGTCAGGGTGGACTGTGTGTGCAGCAGTGGGCATTTCAAAGGGTAGACTGAAGTGTTCCTGGGAGGCTAGGTATTTGGGTGAGGATCAGGAATTTATTGGTCCCAGCACAAACCTTGCTGTGTGcgtttctttgtctctctccttccccGCCCTATCCCAGGCTGCAAGATTAAGGCCTTGAGGGCCAAGACCAACACCTACATCAAGACACCGGTGAGGGGCGAGGAGCCAGTGTTCATGGTGACAGGGCGACGGGAGGACGTGGCCACAGCCCGGCGGGAAATCATCTCAGCAGCGGAGCACTTCTCCATGATCCGTGCCTCCCGCAACAAGTCAGGCGCCGCCTTTGGTGTGGCTCCTGCTCTGCCCGGCCAGGTGACCATCCGTGTGCGGGTGCCCTACCGCGTGGTGGGGCTGGTGGTGGGCCCCAAAGGGGCAACCATCAAGCGCATCCAGCAGCAAACCAACACATACATTATCACACCAAGCCGTGACCGCGACCCCGTGTTCGAGATCACGGGTGCCCCAGGCAACGTGGAGCGTGCGCGCGAGGAGATCGAGACGCACATCGCGGTGCGCACCGGCAAGATCCTCGAGTACAACAATGAAAACGACTTCCTGGCGGGGAGCCCCGACGCAGCACTCGATAGCCGCTACTCCGACGCCTGGAGGGTGCACCCGCCCGGCTGCAAGCCCCTCTCCACCTTCCGGCAGAACAGCCTGGGCTGCATCGGCGAGTGCGGAGTGGACTCTGGCTTTGAGGCCCCACGCCTGGGTGAGCAGGGCGGGGACTTTGGCTACGGCGGGTACCTCTTTCCGGGCTATGGCGTGGGCAAGCAGGATGTGTACTACGGCGTGGCCGAGACTAGCCCCCCGCTGTGGGCGGGCCAGGAGAACGCCACGCCCACCTCTGTGctcttctcctcggcctcctcctcctcctcctcttccgcCAAGGCCCGCGCTGGGCCCCCGGGCGCACACCGCTCCCCTGCCACTTCCGCTGGACCCGAGCTGGCCGGACTCCCGAGGCGCCCCCCGGGAGAGCCGCTCCAGGGCTTCTCTAAACTTGGTGGGGGCGGCCTGCGGAGCCCCGGCGGCGGGCGGGATTGCATGGTCTGCTTTGAGAGCGAAGTGACTGCCGCCCTTGTGCCCTGCGGACACAACCTGTTCTGCATGGAGTGTGCAGTACGCATCTGCGAGAGGACGGACCCAGAGTGTCCTGTCTGCCACATCACAGCCACGCAAGCCATCCGAATATTCTCCTAAGCCCCGTGCCCCATGCCTCCGGGGCCCACTCCACTGGACCCACCCTGGACCTGTTTTCCACTAAGGCCTTTTGGAAAGCGGTGATTTGAGGGGCAAGGTGCTTAGAGATACTCGCTCgctggggaaggggggagggaggcagtggTGGCTGGAGGGTGCGCCACTTTCAAAGCCTCTGGTCACCCTGTCCTGGAAAGATTGGGAGGGGGCCAGACTGAAAATTTTACTAGAGTTACAACTCTGATACCTCAACACACCCTTAAATCTGGAAGCAGCTAAGAGAAACTTTTGTTTTGCCAGAGGTGGCCACTAAGGCATTCTGACGCCCTCTGCCCACCTCCCCCGCTGTGTGTCACTCCACCCCTTCTTCCGAGGAGAGGGTGGgtaaaagggagagggagaattACCACCTGTATCTAGAGGTGCTCTTTGCAATCCCTAAGCCCTCTGGTCCTGACCTCCGACCTCTTAACATGACCCTttaccccccaccccactcccataTCCTGTTTGGGAAACTGTCACCAGTTTCCAGCAGTGTAAGGGAGTTGGAGTCCTATCAGAAGTTGCATAGATCTTctaggggttgggggagagaagcATGTCAATCGTTTCTATGGCTGAAAGGCTCAGAAGCCATCTGCCCCCACAAAGCTGGGCTAGAGGAATCTGGAGAGGAGTCCTCCTCTCTGCCCCCGCCCCCCCAATGTTTCCCTTCACTCTCTCTGTCCATCTTCCCTTCCTTTGGGATCTCCCCTTTCCTCaactctttcctttccctccagctctttgctttgctttcttttggtGGCTGTCACTCCCAGCTCTGTCTTGTTccttgtctttgtctttcttcccttccccccgcccctgcccctaCCAGCCCAGCTTTGGGGACACCATCCTCCTGGGGAGAAGTAGGGGGAGGAATATTTGGATGgcccctccattcctcttcagGCATCTGGAGGCCCTCTCCCCCACTCCTCCAAAGAAACATCTCAAattattgatggaatgtatcccCATTCTCAGTGAAAATGTGAGGAGGGGACTAATACTGGGGTAAAGGGTCAAACCCCCACCTTCATCACTATGGGCATTATATTTAGGGAGTAGTTCTTGGGCTGGATTTTCTGGTTGTGGAAGTCGGGGCGCCAGAGTAGTGTGTCTGCTATTTAAAGGAGCAGGAAAGGGCgtgaggcaggaggagagccTGGTGGAGGGAAGAGCTGCTCCTCCCATGCAGTGCCCGACTCCCTGCACCCCTCTCAACCTGACCTGAACCTTTATTGAATCCTTATTAGCTTGAATCCTTATTAGCTTGAATTCTCCATGCAAATCATGGAGTCTGTGTCCCACCCGATGTGGTTGAGGAGAAGCCAGGTCTTCAAAGAGGGGTCAGCCTGGGGCAAAGCAGGACTGGGCGGGGCGGGCAGCAGGGCCTAGTCTGAGAATCACGTATTGTTACAGGCCTTGCACCCCCTTTGCTGCTTCCCTCCTGCTCATTTGGGGCTGCCACCAGCTCTCCACCCTCCTGGTTCCGCTGGCCGGGCCAAGAGAGGATGGAGGGATGGGAGTCCCAGGAAATCCTTGTAAATAGTGGGGTGGGACTGTTCTGAGTGATCACCCGAGCACTTAAAGCTCCAGAGTCCCATTCTTCCTGGATGGAGCAGGTGGAGGTGCAGAGGGgatttcctcctctccttcttcctgtCGAGAATTAACACCTCTCCGCAGCCTTCCCCTCCAGAACACcagccagggaggggaggggaaggaggtcACAGCCAAGAAAACTGCCCTGTGACGACTTCCCTCCTTCCCGCCTATGTGAGCCATCCTGAGATGTCTGTACAATAGAAACCAAACCAAATGGGCACCCTCGGTTGCcgggggcaggtggggaggggggtgggaagAAGGGATGTCTGTCTGTCgatccccctccccctctccactCTTTACCCACAAAGGCAGAAGACTGTTACACTAGGGGGCTCAGCAAATTCAATCCCACCCTTACCAATTGAGCCAAAcctagaaacaaacacaaaacacgCATAGTGAGAGACAAaatagaggagagaaagagagcatgAGAGGGAGCGAGACAGGCGACCAACacagaggagagaaaacaaaaatagcaaaaaaaaaaaaaaagcagttctttataatttaatattctattttaataaaGGCGTTTATTACCATATAAATGTAGCAAAGAACCTGGgctaatatgaaaaaaaaagactttttattaggtaatttattatatgaaaaggatattttattttatgataaagtgatccttaaaaaaataaaaaaactttagaaGGTTTAGAATATATGtagggagagaagaagaaaaaaatacatttgtattcagagttaaatcttaaaaaaaaagtgtttttaatatatgtttgGGTTTACgttgcttttttcccccactttttttttgggGAGGAATGTCATTTGCTTTTCTTGGGGGAGCATCCCAGGGGTGAATGGTGGAGAGAGGAGCTGGGGGAACCCGGTCCCTCCTGGGACCCTTCCAGTAGATTGGATTTCACTCCATGgactcctcctcccctctccccctccccctcagGGGAGCCGGCAGAGCCAAACAAAGAAAGGGATTAACAAGAAAGGAAGAAGCTGTAGGACTAAGGACTGAGGATCCTGGGGTGTCCCCCACCACTTTCCCCTGCCCTGTCCCAGGGGCAAGTGAGGAGGGGGAATCCAGAATTAAGGCCTAGCAGGCCTATAGGAACCCTCAGAGCTGTGTGAGATTTAAGagatctagattttttttttaaccaaaagagagaaagagaagaaaaagagaaaccgaggggtttaaaagaaaagaatactacaaaataataattattaataataataattcaaatttatttcatataatcctagagagagaaagaaacaattaCTAGTTACTTAGTAGACAATATTAAGATAGCTTAAAGTTTAGTAGCGTTGAGGGCCCCTGGGTCCAGTAGAATGTATAAAAGTCGTAAGGAAAAGATAAATAGAGGAGGGAAGTGGCTGAGTCCACCCTGAGTTGCCCCATCTTCAGATATCAGGGTTGGAGCAGGTTGCTAGTTTAAGATTGGGAGCTTCCAGTCTGCTGGGGTTGATTCTGAGAATCCttggatttttaaattgtagGACAAAGAAATGAGGGGTTCATTTCCCAGGGTCTTGGAAAGGATGCACACTGATCATCTCAATAAgacaggggctgggctgggggcagcAGAGGAGGCCAAGCACATTCACCTGCACCCCTAGTACCTGGGCAGCCCATACTCCAATGTGGTATGTCCTCTCCTGGGGCTCCCAGCTCAAACCCTCCCATGCCTGCTTCCCCCAGGCCTAACTGAGGAAGTCCTTCTTGAAGTGTGACCTCGGTCCACTTCTCTACAGATTGATTTAAGAGCCTGGGAAGTCATTCCacaaacagacacacatgcacacacgcttCTCACCTTCAGAGCTTCAAGAGCACTGAGGGGATCAGTCCCCTACCCCTGTTCCCATCCAGCTTTCCACTTAGCTTTGACCTCCATGGCAGCAGTAGTGATAACAATCTCAGTAATTGTTCTTTAAAGCTGACTGGTTCTTCACCTACTTGCAAAGTGCTTTCTTGTCTCATAAAAGCTAGATTCCAAGAAGGACTTcccacggagtggagtggagacacTGTCCTTGAAGGCCTGGGAGAAAGGCATCCCCATGGGCACAGAGGCAGGGGAAAGGCACAGGGACTTTGGGTGACCCCAACCCTGACCCTCTGCTCTAGTTCACCTCTATCTGTATGTGTTCAGGTAGGGGTCATCCACTGTGCCCTGGCCTGGGAACACATTGCCCTCCCCACACAAAACTAGGGGGCTTGGCTTCTGCATGTGagaaatcaaaatttttaaagcacttgCCTTCTACCAACCCCAGCTTGCAATCACTGGGCCTTCCCCTCCTATCCAAGGGGATGGAGGGGCCCCTTGGCTCTCCTTTTGGCAGGAGGAGCCTGCTTCATTACACCAATGACTCTGCCATGCCCCTCCCTGGCCCTAGACCCCAAACACATCTCCCTCTACCCAATTTACTCTTCTCGCCCCACCTAGGGACAGATTCCCCCTGCTCTTTTTGTCCTAGAAACCCCGCTAGTTTGGGATGGTAGcgtctggggtggggagggcttcCCCTTCCCCACTCGAGGGTGCGGGTGGGGAAGGGGGGGTGGGTGGAGACAGCCCTGGGGCAGGGAGGATGGTCTCTCCACTGTAGAAAGTAGAGTAGGATTGTGGTCAGACTTAATTTGAGGCATCTAGTGAAGACACGTACAAATCCACCGAGGAAAaagatttcaaaagcaaaataaaagcgGGAAATAAAACAGACCCAAGAATAATCAAGTCAAAGTGATGTTGCACAAAATGCAGAGAAACCAAGAAGGGGGAGGGTTAATGTATTAAATGTGCTATTAAgaacttaattttattaaaagtacTATTACTTAAGGCTCTGTCTTCGTTCTCTGCATGTGAGTCTGTGCCATCTTGGGGTGAGTGGGAGGATCTGGGTGGGGATTGCAGCTTGGGGTTTCCTCTAGTGTAGCTTTGGGCTCCCTACACACCTGTGAGTAGTGGATGTCTCCGGAGTTCCTTGCCACCCTGAAGCTCCCCCTTTCAGCTCTCCATAGCTCTGCTTGAGTCTCCAAGCTCTAATCCCCTGCCTTTTCTCTCCATTTACTCCATTCTCTTCTTTGGAGGTGCAGTCAGGCCTTGTTCCACCCTGACCTGAAGAACAGGGGAAagtgactgggcacagtggctcatgcctgtaatcccagaactctgggaggccgaggtggatggatcgcttaaggccaggagttcaggaccagcctgggcaacatagcgagaccctgtctctaccaaaaatacagaaaattagccaggcatggtaacacatgcctatagtcccagctactcgggaggctgaggcaggagaatcacttgaacccaggaggcggaagttgcagtgagctgagatcacgccactgcactccagcctgggcaacagagtgacattccatctcaaaaaaaaaaaaaagaacagggagAGGTGAGGCAGGGTGACAGAGATGCTACCTGGACAGCCATCTCCTACACTCCATGGAAAGGGGGCAGAGAGCTAAGAGACAGGGACCCTCCCCATTTACCCCACCAGATTCAATCCATCCCTCTTCTTTGGGATCAGGAAGAAGACTGGAAGGGCTCAagtttgtaatcctagcactttaggaggctgaggcaggcagatcacctgagatcaggagtttgagagcagcctggccaacatggcaaaaccccatctctactaaaaatacaaaaattagccaagtgtggtggcgggcgcctgtaatcccagctgaggctgaggcagagagaattgcttgaacccgagaggtggaggtttcagtgagctgagatcacaccactgtaccccagcctgggcaacagagtgagactccatctcaaaaaaaaaaaaaaagacaggatggAGGACTTGGACCTTCCACCTCTCAGGCTTAAAAACCCCTTCCCCAGTACACACCTGCAGGACTGGCCCCGACTCCCTCttctccccttgtatctcccgcTGCCTCCTCCCCTTGCCCCTGGCATTGGAGTGACCTCAGTTCTTGGCACCAGGGCTCTCAGCACCAGATGGTGCCCGCCGATGGTTTCCTTTGTCTCGCCTTCCAGATACCCCCTCCCCTCCatgctctcctccctcccccacctgccctggGGGTTGGCAGAGGGAAGGGCAAGCACCTCCCATCCCCTTGGCACCGTCCCCAGACCACAGAACTCCAGAGGCAGCTGGCCCTGAGGGGCAGTAGGTATGGTGGggaggacagaggaaggggattAGGGACTCAGAGGAGGAGCCAAAGTTGAAGGGGAGGCACAGAGAAGGAGAAGATGGAGGAACAGATGGGAGGCAGCAGAATGACCAGGCATTGATATAAAACAGCTTTATTTGAGGGTCCTAGTCTGTGAGGGGTGGACTGATAAAAGAGGTATTTGTGATAGGGCATGAAGACCTAAAGACCCTGAGGGTGCTGTGAACAGGGAACAGTCTGATATCTGGAACCAAAGGGCAAGGAAAGATCCTGGGGCTGAAGTGGGGACAAGGGGCACCAAAAAGCCAGTGGGGGCAGGTGGTGCTGGCCAAAGTCAGAGGCTGATGCAACAGGCCCTCTTCTCCCCAGGGCCGGGctcctgcccaggctgggcacTGCCCAGAGTGATGGCATTGGTCCGGATGCTGTTCTGTCTCTGCTTGGACACCTTTGCAAAGATTTctgggagggcagagggcagtGATCAGGCCAGAAGATTTAGAGCCCATgctcccttctccccaaccccccaTACATACTGCATGCCCCTTCTGAGCATGGGGGTGGCCACACTTGCAGGAGGTTTTGCAGGAAGGAAATGAAGTGTGGACATAGGGGTCCCTTCTACTTACTTGGGTGGAGAAGGAACCAAGAGTCAGCCCCATGGGGCGTGTGGCCTGTTCCCTCCCTGAGCTCCAGGCTGAGTGGGAGGCACTGGGGAGGGACTGAGGGGGACAGGCAGTGGTGCCAGGACCCACAGAGGAGCTGAGAAATTAGCTGGGGTGAGGGCTGAGTGTCTGCATTCCTACTGCTGCCTGTAGAAGCCACGGGGATGGAATAGGGGTGCAGGATAAAGGTAGGCTCTAACCTTTCAGGACAGTCTCAAAGGCTAGCTCAACATTGGTAGAGTCCAGGGCTGAGGTCTCCAGGAAGAGCAGTCCATTGTTTTCTGCCAGGAAGGGAAACACACCATTAATTGTGGGAGTCaaaggcaataataataataatattaatgtttGCTATATACATTTGCCATGTGCTAAACTCTTGGCATGTAGCAgatcatttaatccttaaaacaactTACGAGGTAGGTTCATTTAGAAAACTGAAtccagaaacacaaagaaaacaaataaggggctgggtgtggtggctcacgcctgtaatcccagcactttgggaggctgaggtgggtggatcacgaggtcaggagttcaagaccagcctggccaagacggtgaaaccccatctccactaaaaatacaaaaattagctgggcgtggtggcgggcacctgtaatcccagctactcgggaggctgaggcagagaattgcttgaacccaggaggcagagtttgcagtgagccaagatcgtgccactgcaccccagcctgggtgacggagtgagactccatctcaaaacaaagaaagaaaaagaaaaagaataaggaaattgCTCCACGTCCCACATTTAGTAACTGGCCAAGAGCAGATGGGAGACTGGGCCATGGGACTCCAGAACACCCTTAACCACCATATTGTGCTGCCTCTAAACTCAGAAAACTCCTGGGAAGCCTATCCTCTCCATAGGATCTTTGAGCATTACAGGGTGGGGCTGCCTTAAAATTAactatgggccgggcacagtgtctcacacctgtaatcccagaactttgggaggccgaggcaggtggatcacctgaggtcaggagttcgagaccagcctggtcaacacgatgaaaccccatctctactaaaaatacaaaaattagccaggcatggtggcgcacacctgtagtcatagctactgaggaggctgaggcatgagaatcacttgaacccaagaggtggaggttgcagcgagccgagatcgtgccactgcactctagccctaggcaacagattgagacccggtctcaaaaaaaaatcaataaagacaaTCTCAGGGCAAGTGGTGGGACATCATGGGAGACACAGGGTCCCAAAGGGGAAGTGTTGGGAAATCCTGAGGAAGAGGGGATGGGGTAGAGGACTGTATGGAGGAAGGCCAGGCTAGGGGCTCTatgggtgggggcagggcctgGGAGGCTGCAAGGGGAAGGTGGGGTAAGCTTGGAGGAGTCAGCCTGGGTAGTGGCAGGCTCTCACCAGCGAACATTCGGGCCTCCTCAGTGGGCACTTCCCGGGCCTGGCTGAGGTCACTTTTGTTACCCACGAGCATGACGACAATCGTGGCTTCAGCATGGTCATAGAGCTCCTTCAGCCATCGCTCCACCACAGCATAGGTCTGGTGCTTGGTTAGGTCAAACACCAGGAGGGCCCCCACTGCACCACGATAGTACCTGGGTGGGAATGAGAAGGATGGACAGAGATATGATCAGAGGCATCGGACCCAGCGTCAGAGCAGAGCCATCAAGCTGGAACACCCGGGATCAGAGTACTAGAgatcaggaaatacagaaactTGCGGCCAGGGGCCCAGAACCCAGCAGAGCAGCCCAAGgctcctctgccttccagggaCACTAGTCTTGGAGCCTCTAAAGTTTCACCtcccttggccaggcgcagtggctcacgcctgtaatcccagcactttgggaggccgaggcgggtggatcacctcaggtgaggagttcgagactagcctaaccaatatggagaaaccccatctctactgaaaatacaaaaattagccgggcatgatggcgcatgcttgtaatcccagctactcagaaggctgaggcaggagaattgcttgaactcgggaagtggaggttgcagtgagctgagattgctccattgcactccagcctcggtaatGAGTGAAAATTTGTctcaactaaataaataaataaataaagtttcacCTCCCTGCTCTAAAATCTCTATTGGCTTCCTCACAGCCAGCCCCTCTACTTTCTCAGGTTCTCGTCCTGATTTTAGCCCCTACTCTCCACTAATGCACATCTGGGCTTTAGCCAACTCTGCCACCTTCAAGATCTTCCTCGCATGGCTCCTTAACAGTGGCCTCTTCTCTCCCGTGGCCATCTTTCTAGGATTAGCTGAATGTCTACCTCTTGCAGCAGTCCCTGGCCTGACCATTCAAGGCATCACTGAAAGCATCCAGTCTCCCTCTTGGAGTTGGATGGGATGTCTTCAGACTAGTGATGTCTAACTCCCAATTTATTGATGAGTCAACTGAGGCTCATAAGAGATCAGGTAACGAGGAGCGTGTGTAACCAAAGCCCCTGACTCTTGCTTCCTGCCCCCTGGCAAGTGCTATCCAccccatatacacacaaacagacCCCATTTCACATGCTTAGGCCTCACACTGACTGGAagacactttctttcttttctttttttttttttttgagacagagtcttgctctgtcgccaggctggagtgcagtggcacgatcttggctcactgcaacctccacctcccaggtttgagtgattctcctgtctcagcct
This window contains:
- the MEX3A gene encoding RNA-binding protein MEX3A, which codes for MPSLVVSGIMERNGGFGELGCFGGSAKDRGLLEDERALQLALDQLCLLGLGEPPAPTAGEDGGGGGGGAPAQPAAPPQPAPPPPPAAPPAAPTAAPAAQTPQPPTAPKGASDAKLCALYKEAELRLKGSSNTTECVPVPTSEHVAEIVGRQGCKIKALRAKTNTYIKTPVRGEEPVFMVTGRREDVATARREIISAAEHFSMIRASRNKSGAAFGVAPALPGQVTIRVRVPYRVVGLVVGPKGATIKRIQQQTNTYIITPSRDRDPVFEITGAPGNVERAREEIETHIAVRTGKILEYNNENDFLAGSPDAALDSRYSDAWRVHPPGCKPLSTFRQNSLGCIGECGVDSGFEAPRLGEQGGDFGYGGYLFPGYGVGKQDVYYGVAETSPPLWAGQENATPTSVLFSSASSSSSSSAKARAGPPGAHRSPATSAGPELAGLPRRPPGEPLQGFSKLGGGGLRSPGGGRDCMVCFESEVTAALVPCGHNLFCMECAVRICERTDPECPVCHITATQAIRIFS
- the RAB25 gene encoding ras-related protein Rab-25 is translated as MGNGTEEDYNFVFKVVLIGESGVGKTNLLSRFTRNEFSHDSRTTIGVEFSTRTVMLGTAAVKAQIWDTAGLERYRAITSAYYRGAVGALLVFDLTKHQTYAVVERWLKELYDHAEATIVVMLVGNKSDLSQAREVPTEEARMFAENNGLLFLETSALDSTNVELAFETVLKEIFAKVSKQRQNSIRTNAITLGSAQPGQEPGPGEKRACCISL